The Engystomops pustulosus chromosome 7, aEngPut4.maternal, whole genome shotgun sequence DNA window ctgtatatacagccaccactagggggagctcagtagattctgtatatacagccaccactaggaggagctcaggagattctgtatatacagccaccactagggggagctcaggagattctgtatatacagccaccactagggggagctcaggagattctgtatatacagccaccactaggaggagctcaggagattctgtatatacagccaacactaggggagctcatacatacggtgtataacatatatttAATATGCCGTTATAGAAATGTAATAAACAAATCGGCACATAATTTTATCTCCCAATCAAAGATAGGCATTTCCTTTAAAAGGCTGGCCCACAGAGCTTGTACTGGCCACTCAAATATTGGACCCAAGCTTCTAGTACTTGAaacagaacctttgtctatgggaaGCGGATGACAAATGTTCTCTCTGTCCATGGTTTTTCATGTGGCTTCTAGATAATGTTCCTTTGATTCATGAATTATGACTTTTTCTCCTTGATGTGGTGTTATTGATGCTGCTGTCATAGTCCCCCCGTATCTATGTATGGGAAGGAATGTCACCTGCATTCTTCCCGTAGTCCTCTCATATGGAAATAGGGACATTGTCCGTAACCCTAAGAGTGATCGTGTAGACCTGATGTCCGGGGTCTGATCCGGTGATATGTGCAGCTCCATAAAAGCAATGGATGGAGTCACGGAGATAAAACTCATTGGCAGAGGATCAGACATCCTGGAGGTCTACAAGCCCCTGATCACCGGTGGTCCTACACCCAGCACCCTAACATGTGCTTGTGGTCCCTTCTCCTTCCCCAGGCTCTTCACATCCTCGCTCACATGGGCCTTCTAGCCCACAGTCCAATTCAAGTGAAGAgggtgagctgcaataccattgGCAGCCACTATATAACATATGGCACTGTTTGGAAGGAAGATAAGAGGCCTGCTGATCACTGTGGGTGCTGGGGACAGGTTCTGAGATGTTCTCCTCAATGATACATTATACCTGATGAGAATATGATCGTATTGTGTGTTTGTATCGTCACATGATCTCACGCCCGCCTCTCTGTGCCctgcaggtattactgaggaaGAGAAGCAATTTTTGGCACCTCCGATGTTAAAGTTTACAAGAAGCCTATCCATGCCGGATGCATCCGAAGATATTCCACCCCCTCCAGCAACTTTACCTCCATCTCCGCCTCCACCTTCGTCACCATCACCATTCAATACACCCAAGTCTCCATCTCCTAGAGGATACGGGACCATCAAGCCAATGTTCAACCAGAATACAGGTGTAAAGTCTCCCTTACCGGCGGTGCGGGCAGACAACATGGGGACAATAATGAGAGACAAGGGCATGTACTACCGACGAGAGACGGACAGGTTCTCCTTAGACTCTGAAGATCTTTACAGTGCGAAAATGTCATCCCAGCAGAACTTTGTACATAAGAGGGGCCAATTACCTGAAAACCCGTACTCAGAAGTAGGAAAGTTAGGAAACAAAGCTGTATTTGTGCCGGCCAAACCCGCCAGGCGGAAGGGTATGTTGGTCAAACAGTCCAATGTGGAGGATAGCCCAGAGAAGACTTGTTCCATTCCCATCCCAACCATCATCATCAAAGAACCTTCAACGAGCAGCAGCGGAAAGAGCAGCCAGGGAAGTAGCATGGAGACCGACCTGCAAACCTCAGAGCAGCAAGGACAGCTCCGGCCGGACGACTCCCTCAACGTCAGCAGTCCATTCGCTGCCGCCATTGCCGGGGCCGTAagggacagagagaagagattAGAGGCCAGACGAAACTCTCCTGCCTTCTTATCGACAGATCTCGGAGATGAATGTGTGGGGCCAACGCCCAGTCCCAGGTTACGACACTCTAAGTCCATCGATGAGGGGATGTTCTGTAACGAGGACAGCTTCAAGCAGTTTGTGGGTCCGTCCTCCCTGATATTAAGCAGAACTGCTAATGCATTTGGAGAGGCAAACAACGTGAGGTCAGGAAAGGGAAAGGGACATGAAAACAACACAACGAAAGGGATCACCGTGTCTGGAAATTACTTGCATCCGGTCACTGGGAAGTTATTAGATCCTAATTCACCACTGGCCCTTGCGTTGGCGGCTAGAGACAGAGCCATCAAAGATCAAGGTCAACCCAGTCCCACCCCACCAGAACCAGACAAGTCCGACCTCAACAAGCCTCTATTCATCGATACAAAGCTCCGCCCCAACGCAGAGAGTTCATTCCCCGCTGCGCCCGGCAGTCGACAAAACCAACGTGGggtcttaaaaagacaagagaccgAAAGTAAACAGGAAATCGAAACGGCGAAGGAAGAGAAGCGTCACGAGGAGAAGAAGAACATGCTGATCAACATCATGGACACCTCTCAGCAGAAGACCGCCGGATTGCTCATGGTACATACGGTGGACACCACCAAAGCGGAGGATGTGCTCATCGACAACGACGACGTAGAGAAAGAAGCCTCTCCGGAGAATCCGACTGCAAATCCAGCAGCAGAACCGAAGGAAAGTGTAGAAAATGCATTACCCAAAACAAGCGACGGCAGCCCGCCAGCTCCCCCCAATAAAGCCATTGTGTCCGTATGCTCGGTGGACGAGCCGGTCATCTTACCCTTCCGTATCCCTCCGCCACCCTTTGCCTCTATAGACGTGGATGAGGACTTTATCTTCACTGAGCCGCTGCCTCCTCCTCTAGAATTCGCCAACAGCTTTGATATTCCAGAGGACATCTCCGTGATGCCGCCAACAACGCTGGTAGACTTGTTAATGCAGAGGAAAAATGGCGGCCTCCCCCCTGGATCCTATCATCCCAATGTTGCCTCTAATTCTTTAGAAAGTAAAAAGCCTGGGGCTCTGTCGAACTGCCTGCCCACCTCGTACATGCAACACCCGGAAAGCTTTGATAACGTCACAGACTCTGGGATCGAGGAGGTGGACAGCCGCAGCGGCAGTGACCACCACCTAGAGACGACGAGCACTATATCCACCGTCTCCAGCATATCCACCTTATCCTCAGAGGGTGTAGAGAATTTGGACACATGCACAGTCTATGCAGATGGGCAAGCGTTTCTAGTGGACAAACCCCCAGTACCTCCAAAGCCAAAAGTCAAGCCCGTAATCAACAAAAGCAATGCACTTTATAAGGACGCCGTCCTGGAAGAGAACATGGACACTTTTGTCATCCCTCCCcctgcaccacctcctcccccgcTAGGGATGACGCCCAGTATATCCAAAGCTGGGCAACTAAGGACCTCCAAGTTATGGGGCGATGCCCCCGAGGTGAAAAGCCTAGTCATGCCAAGTCCCAAAGCCAATGTTATTAGCGAATTAAATTCCATTTTGCAACAAATGAACAGAGAAAAAGCCACAAAACCGGGGGAAGGGTTAGATTCACCAACTGGAATGAAAAGCGCAGGTCTCAGCACAAGGTAAGTGCACGTCTACTACTACCCAGGTGTGATGGTGGATGTAGGTTTCATCATATTTATAGTGTGATAGAACATGGACCATCTACCCCGACCCATGGCTGCACCTCCATAACCAGACACTCGCATGGCTGCACCTCCATAACCAGACACTCGCATGACTGCACCTCCATAACCAGACACTCGCATGACTGCACCTCCATAACCAGACACTCGCATGACTGCACCTCCATAACCAGACACTCGCATGGCTGCACCTCCATAACCAGACACTCGCATGGCTGCACCTCCATAACCAGACACTCGCATGGCTGCACCTCCATAACCAGACACTCGCATGACTGCACCTCCATAACCAGACACTCGCATGACTGCACCTCCATAACCAGACACTCGCATGGCTGCACCTCCATAACCAGACACTCGCATGGCTGCACCTCCATAACCAGACACTCGCATGGCTGCACCTCCATAACCAGACACTCGCATGGCTGCACCTCCATAACCAGACACTCGCATGGCTGCACCTCCATAACCAGACACTCGCAGCCTCCGCTCGGATTTTGTATCACCCTCAAAACTTGTATTTTAGGGAGTTACCATTATATATAATAACCCAGGACTCAGCCCCAGTAGGTTCTCCTAAGCTGACATATAAGGCTTCTCTATAGGACGGGTCATCAACTAGAGATTGGTGGTGGCCCAACCCCTAGACCTTGCCCTGATCAGCTGATTACACCACCGAGTAATGAGCCAGAAGCAAACCGTACTAGAGAACCAATAGTTGTGCTacagtagtatccctctagtagtagcacccccatagtatccctctagtattAGCACCCCCATAGCATCTCTCCCATTGTATCCAGTAGCATCCCTCTAGTAGTAACACTCCCaaagtatccctctagtagtagccctcccatagtatccctctagtagtagccctcccatagtatccctctagtagtagccctcccatagtatccctctagtagtagccctcccatagtatccctctagtagtagccctcccatagtatccctctagtagtagccctcccatagtatccctctagtagtagccctcccatagtatccctctagtagtaaccctccagtagtatccctctagtagtagcacccccatagtatccctctagtagtagcacccccatagtatccctctagtagtagcacccccatagtatccctctagtagtaacactcccatagtatccctctagtagtagccctcccatagtatccctctagtagtagccctcccatagtatccctctagtagtagccctcccatagtatccctctagtagtagccctcccatagtatccctctagtagtagccctcccatagtatccctctagtagtagccctcccatagtatccctctagtagtagccctcccatagtatccctctagtagtaaccctccagtagtatccctctagtagtagcacccccatagtatccctctagtagtagcacccccatagtatccctctagtagtagcacccccatagtatccctctagtagtagcacccccatagtatccctctagtagtagtcgcactcccatagtatccctctagtagtagcacccccatagtatccctctagtagtagcacCCCCATAGCATCTCTCCCATTGTATCCGGTAGCATCCCTCTAGTAGTAACACTCCCaaagtatccctctagtagtaaccctccagtagtatccctctagtagtagtcgcattcCCATAGTATCcacctagtagtagtcgcactaccatagtatccctctagtagtaaccctccagtagtacccctctagtagtagtctcactcccatagtattcctctagtagtaaccttccagtagtatccctctagtagtagcacccccatagtatccctctagtagtaaccctccagtagtatccctctagtagtagcacccccatagtatccctctagtagtagccctcccatagtatccctctagtagtaacgctccagtagtatccctctagtagtagtcgcattcccatagtatccctctagtagtcgcactcccatagtatccctgtagtagtagtcgcactcccatagtatccctctagtagtagtcgcactcccatagtattcctctagtagtaaccctccagtagtatccctctagtagtagtcgcactcccatagtatccacctagtagtagtcgcactaccatagtatccctctagtagtaaccctccagtagtatccctctagtagtagtcgcattcccatagtatccctctagtagtagtcgcactcccatagtattcctctagtagtaaccctccagtagtatccctctagtagtagtcgcactcccatagtatccccctagtagtagtcgcactcccatagtattcctctagtagtaaccctccagtagtatccctctagtagtagtcgcactcccatagtatccccctagtagtagtcgcactaccatagtattcctctagtagtaaccctccagtagtatccctctagtagtagtcgcactcccatagtatccctctagtagtagtcgcactcccatagtattcctctagtagtaaccctccagtagtatccctctagtagtagtcgcattcccatagtatccctctagtagtagtcgcactcccatagtatccctctagtagtagtcgcactcccatagtattcctctagtagtaaccctccagtagtatccctctagtagtagtcgcactcccatagtattcctctagtagtagtcgcactaccatagtatccctctagtagtaaccctccagtagtatccctctagtagtagtcgtactaccatagtatccctctagtagtagtcgcactcccatagtatccccctagtagtagtcgcactcccatagtatccctctagtagtagtcgcactcccatagtattcctctagtagtaaccctccagtagtatccctctagtagtagttgcattcccatagtatccctctagtagtagtcgcactcccatagtatccctctagtagtagtcgcactcccatagtattcctctagtagtaaccctccagtagtatccctctagtagtagtcgcactcccatagtatccctctagtagtaaccctccagtagtatccctctagtagtaaccctccagtagtatccctctagtagtagtcgcattcccatagtatccctctagtagtagtcgcactcctatagtatccccctagtagtagtcgcactcccatagtatccctctagtagtaaccctccagtaatatccctctagtagtagtcgcactcccatagtatccctctagtagtaaccctccagtaatatccctctagtagtagtcgcactcccatagtatccccctagtagtagtcgcactcccatagtatccctctagtagtaaccctccagtaatatccctctagtagtagtcgcactcccatagtatccctctagtagtaaccctccagtaatatccctctagtagtagcactcccatagtattcctctagtagtaaccctccggaagtatccctctagtagtagtcgcactcccatagtatccctctagtagtagtcgcactcccatagtatcctcctagtagtagtcgcactcccatagtattcctctagtagtaaccctccagtagtatccctctagtagtagtcgcactcccatagtatccctctagtagtagccctcccatagtatccctctagtagtagccctcccatagtatccctctagtagtaaccctccagtagtatccctctagtagtagcacccccatagtatccctctagtagtagcacccccatagtatccctctagtagtagcacccccatagtatccctctagtagtagcacccccatagtatccctctagtagtagcacCCCCATAGCATCTCTCCCATTGTATCCGGTAGCATCCCTCTAGTAGTAACACTCCCaaagtatccctctagtagtaaccctccagtagtatccctctagtagtagtcgcattcCCATAGTATCcacctagtagtagtcgcactaccatagtatccctctagtagtaaccttccagtagtatccctctagtagtagcacccccatagtatccctctagtagtaaccctccagtagtatccctctagtagtagcacccccatagtatccctctagtagtagccctcccatagtatccctctagtagtaacgctccagtagtatccctctagtagtagtcgcattcccatagtatccctctagtagtcgcactcccatagtatccctgtagtagtagtcgcactcccatagtatccctctagtagtagtcgcactcccatagtattcctctagtagtaaccctccagtagtatccctctattagtagtcgcactcccatagtatccacctagtagtagtcgcactaccatagtattcctctagtagtaaccctccagtagtatccctctagtagtagtcgcactcccatagtatccctctagtagtagtcgcactcccatagtattcctctagtagtagtcgcactcccatagtattcctctagtagtaaccctccagtagtatccctctagtagtagtcgcattcccatagtatccctctagtagtagtcgcactcccatagtatccctctagtagtagtcgcactcccatagtattcctctagtagtaaccctccagtagtatccctctagtagtagtcgcactcccatagtattcctctagtagtagtcgcactaccatagtatccctctagtagtaaccctccagtagtatccctctagtagtagtcgcactaccatagtatccctctagtagtagtcgcactcccatagtatccccctagtagtagtcgcaatcccatagtatccctctagtagtagtcgcactcccatagtattcctctagtagtaaccctccagtagtatccctctagtagtagtcgcactcccatagtatccctctagtagtagtcgcactcccatagtattcctctagtagtaaccctccagtagtatccctctagtagtagttgcattcccatagtatccctctagtagtagtcgcactcccatagtatccctctagtagtagtcgcactcccatagtattcctctagtagtatccctctagtagtagtcgcactcccatagtattcctctagtagtagtcgcactaccatagtatccctctagtagtaacccttcagtagtatccctctagtagtagtcgcactcccatagtatccctctagtagtaaccctccagaagtatccctctagtagtaaccctccagtagtatccctctagtagtagtcacattcccatagtatccctctagtagtagtcgcactcccatagtatccccctagtagtagtcgcactaccatagtatccccctagtagtagtcgcactcccatagtatccctctagtagtaaccctccagtaatatccctctagtagtagtcgcactcccatagtatccctctagtagtaaccctccagtaatatccctctagtagtagcacccccatagtatccctctagtagtagtcgcactcccatagtatccctctagtagtagtcgcactaccatagtatccttctagtagtagtcgcactcccatagtattcctctagtagtagtcgcactaccatagtatccctctagtagtaacccttcagtagtatccctctagtagtagtcgcactcccatagtatccccctagtagtagtcgcactaccatagtatccctctagtagtaacccttcagtagtatccctctagtagtagtcgcactaccatagtatccctctagtagtaacccttcagtagtatccccctagtagtagtcgcactaccatagtatccctctagtagtaacccttcagtagtatccctctagtagtagtcgcactcccatagtattcctctagtagtatccctctagtagtagtcgcactcccatagtatccccctagtagtagtcgcactcccatagtattcctctagtagtaaccctccagtagtatccctctagtagtagtcgcactcccatagtatccctctagtagtagtcgcactcccatagtatccctctagtagtagtcgcactcccatagtatccccctagtagtagtcgcactcccatagtattcctctagtagtaaccctccagtagtatccctctagtagtagtcgcactaccatagtatccctctagtagtagtcgcactcccatagtattcctctagtagtagtcgcactaccatagtatccctctagtagtaacccttcagtagtatccctctagtagtagtcgcactcccatagtatccccctagtagtagtcgcactaccatagtatccctctagtagtaacccttcagtagtatccctctagtagtagtcgcactaccatagtatccctctagtagtaacccttcagtagtatccccctagtagtagtcgcactaccatagtatccctctagtagtaacccttcagtagtatccctctagtagtagtcgcactcccatagtattcctctagtagtaaccctccagtagtatccctctagtagtagtcgcactcccatagtatccccctagtcgtagtcgcactcccatagtattcctctagtagtaaccctccagtagtatccctctagtagtagtcgcactcccatagtatccctctagtagtagtcgcactcccatagtattcctctagtagtaaccctccagtagtatccctctagtagtagtcgcattcccatagtatccctctagtagtagtcgcactcccatagtatccctctagtagtagtcgcactcccatagtattcctctagtagtaaccctccagtagtatccctctagtagtagtcgcactcccatagtattcctctagtagtagtcgcactaccATAGTTTCCCTCTAGTCGTAACcctccagtagtatccctctagtagtagtcgcactaccatagtatccctctagtagtagtcgcactcccatagtatccccctagtagtagtcgcactcccatagtattcctctagtagtaaccctccagtagtatccctctagtagtagtcgcactcccatagtatccctctagtagtagtcgcactcccatagtattcctctagtagtaaccctccagtagtatccctctagtagtagttgcattcccatagtatccctctagtagtagtcgcactcccatagtatccctctagtagtagtcgcactcccatagtattcctctagtagtaaccctccagtagtatccctctagtagtagtcgcactcccatagtatccctctagtagtaaccctccagtagtatccctctagtagtaaccctccagtagtatccctctagtagtagtcgcattcccatagtatccctctagtagtagtcgcactcccatagtatccccctagtagtagtcgcactcctatagtatccctctagtagtaaccctccagtaatatccctctagtagtagtcgcactcccatagtatccctctagtagtaaccctccagtaatatccctctagtagtagcacccccatagtatccctctagtagtagtcgcactcccatagtatccctctagtagtagtcgcactaccatagtatccctctagtagtagtcgcactcccatagtattcctctagtagtagtcgcactaccatagtatccctctagtagtaacccttcagtagtatccctctagtagtagtcgcactcccatagtatccccctagtagtagtcgcactaccatagtatccctctagtagtaacccttcagtagtatccctctagtagtagtcgcactaccatagtatccctctagtagtaacccttcagtagtatccccctagtagtagtcgcactaccatagtatccctctagtagtaacccttcagtagtatccctctagtagtagtcgcactc harbors:
- the SHANK2 gene encoding SH3 and multiple ankyrin repeat domains protein 2 isoform X2, with product MVTSSLDETMADSSKFKKKVHFGETRTDRTKKLFRHYTVGSYDSFDASSDCIIEEKTVVLQKKDNEGFGFVLRGAKADTPIEEFNPTPAFPALQYLESVDEDGVAWQAGLRTGDFLIEVNNENVIKVGHRQVVNMIRLGGNHLVLKVVTVTRSLDPDDTARKKAPPPPKRAPTTALSLRSKSMTSELEELASVRRKKDKSEDSTPISKPLRPVDNVPLDSRVATIKQRPSSRCFPPANETNSMYDRQGIAVMPPTVPGIPHGPFLGIPRGTMRRQKSIDSRITLSGITEEEKQFLAPPMLKFTRSLSMPDASEDIPPPPATLPPSPPPPSSPSPFNTPKSPSPRGYGTIKPMFNQNTGVKSPLPAVRADNMGTIMRDKGMYYRRETDRFSLDSEDLYSAKMSSQQNFVHKRGQLPENPYSEVGKLGNKAVFVPAKPARRKGMLVKQSNVEDSPEKTCSIPIPTIIIKEPSTSSSGKSSQGSSMETDLQTSEQQGQLRPDDSLNVSSPFAAAIAGAVRDREKRLEARRNSPAFLSTDLGDECVGPTPSPRLRHSKSIDEGMFCNEDSFKQFVGPSSLILSRTANAFGEANNVRSGKGKGHENNTTKGITVSGNYLHPVTGKLLDPNSPLALALAARDRAIKDQGQPSPTPPEPDKSDLNKPLFIDTKLRPNAESSFPAAPGSRQNQRGVLKRQETESKQEIETAKEEKRHEEKKNMLINIMDTSQQKTAGLLMVHTVDTTKAEDVLIDNDDVEKEASPENPTANPAAEPKESVENALPKTSDGSPPAPPNKAIVSVCSVDEPVILPFRIPPPPFASIDVDEDFIFTEPLPPPLEFANSFDIPEDISVMPPTTLVDLLMQRKNGGLPPGSYHPNVASNSLESKKPGALSNCLPTSYMQHPESFDNVTDSGIEEVDSRSGSDHHLETTSTISTVSSISTLSSEGVENLDTCTVYADGQAFLVDKPPVPPKPKVKPVINKSNALYKDAVLEENMDTFVIPPPAPPPPPLGMTPSISKAGQLRTSKLWGDAPEVKSLVMPSPKANVISELNSILQQMNREKATKPGEGLDSPTGMKSAGLSTRGTDVLSTVSGNRNTTVTFTVRPGANQPITLQNRTPDFDGRIAGMRRAPSPVVSPAEITRDIKPGPLSAPPASISDVFVLPTPPPTGDLFAMNLGRSRSPSPSILQQPISNKPFSAKPVHMWTKQDVADWLESLHLGEHKEMFMDNEIDGTHLPSLQKEDLIDLGVTRVGHRMNIERALKQLLDR
- the SHANK2 gene encoding SH3 and multiple ankyrin repeat domains protein 2 isoform X3 produces the protein MVTSSLDETMADSSKFKKKVHFGETRTDRTKKLFRHYTVGSYDSFDASSDCIIEEKTVVLQKKDNEGFGFVLRGAKADTPIEEFNPTPAFPALQYLESVDEDGVAWQAGLRTGDFLIEVNNENVIKVGHRQVVNMIRLGGNHLVLKVVTVTRSLDPDDTARKKAPPPPKRAPTTALSLRSKSMTSELEELAVDKASVRRKKDKSEDSTPISKPLRPVDNVPLDSRVATIKQRPSSRCFPPANETNSMYDRQGIAVMPPTVPGIPHGPFLGIPRGTMRRQKSIGITEEEKQFLAPPMLKFTRSLSMPDASEDIPPPPATLPPSPPPPSSPSPFNTPKSPSPRGYGTIKPMFNQNTGVKSPLPAVRADNMGTIMRDKGMYYRRETDRFSLDSEDLYSAKMSSQQNFVHKRGQLPENPYSEVGKLGNKAVFVPAKPARRKGMLVKQSNVEDSPEKTCSIPIPTIIIKEPSTSSSGKSSQGSSMETDLQTSEQQGQLRPDDSLNVSSPFAAAIAGAVRDREKRLEARRNSPAFLSTDLGDECVGPTPSPRLRHSKSIDEGMFCNEDSFKQFVGPSSLILSRTANAFGEANNVRSGKGKGHENNTTKGITVSGNYLHPVTGKLLDPNSPLALALAARDRAIKDQGQPSPTPPEPDKSDLNKPLFIDTKLRPNAESSFPAAPGSRQNQRGVLKRQETESKQEIETAKEEKRHEEKKNMLINIMDTSQQKTAGLLMVHTVDTTKAEDVLIDNDDVEKEASPENPTANPAAEPKESVENALPKTSDGSPPAPPNKAIVSVCSVDEPVILPFRIPPPPFASIDVDEDFIFTEPLPPPLEFANSFDIPEDISVMPPTTLVDLLMQRKNGGLPPGSYHPNVASNSLESKKPGALSNCLPTSYMQHPESFDNVTDSGIEEVDSRSGSDHHLETTSTISTVSSISTLSSEGVENLDTCTVYADGQAFLVDKPPVPPKPKVKPVINKSNALYKDAVLEENMDTFVIPPPAPPPPPLGMTPSISKAGQLRTSKLWGDAPEVKSLVMPSPKANVISELNSILQQMNREKATKPGEGLDSPTGMKSAGLSTRGTDVLSTVSGNRNTTVTFTVRPGANQPITLQNRTPDFDGRIAGMRRAPSPVVSPAEITRDIKPGPLSAPPASISDVFVLPTPPPTGDLFAMNLGRSRSPSPSILQQPISNKPFSAKPVHMWTKQDVADWLESLHLGEHKEMFMDNEIDGTHLPSLQKEDLIDLGVTRVGHRMNIERALKQLLDR
- the SHANK2 gene encoding SH3 and multiple ankyrin repeat domains protein 2 isoform X4, which gives rise to MVTSSLDETMADSSKFKKKVHFGETRTDRTKKLFRHYTVGSYDSFDASSDCIIEEKTVVLQKKDNEGFGFVLRGAKADTPIEEFNPTPAFPALQYLESVDEDGVAWQAGLRTGDFLIEVNNENVIKVGHRQVVNMIRLGGNHLVLKVVTVTRSLDPDDTARKKAPPPPKRAPTTALSLRSKSMTSELEELDKSEDSTPISKPLRPVDNVPLDSRVATIKQRPSSRCFPPANETNSMYDRQGIAVMPPTVPGIPHGPFLGIPRGTMRRQKSIDSRITLSGITEEEKQFLAPPMLKFTRSLSMPDASEDIPPPPATLPPSPPPPSSPSPFNTPKSPSPRGYGTIKPMFNQNTGVKSPLPAVRADNMGTIMRDKGMYYRRETDRFSLDSEDLYSAKMSSQQNFVHKRGQLPENPYSEVGKLGNKAVFVPAKPARRKGMLVKQSNVEDSPEKTCSIPIPTIIIKEPSTSSSGKSSQGSSMETDLQTSEQQGQLRPDDSLNVSSPFAAAIAGAVRDREKRLEARRNSPAFLSTDLGDECVGPTPSPRLRHSKSIDEGMFCNEDSFKQFVGPSSLILSRTANAFGEANNVRSGKGKGHENNTTKGITVSGNYLHPVTGKLLDPNSPLALALAARDRAIKDQGQPSPTPPEPDKSDLNKPLFIDTKLRPNAESSFPAAPGSRQNQRGVLKRQETESKQEIETAKEEKRHEEKKNMLINIMDTSQQKTAGLLMVHTVDTTKAEDVLIDNDDVEKEASPENPTANPAAEPKESVENALPKTSDGSPPAPPNKAIVSVCSVDEPVILPFRIPPPPFASIDVDEDFIFTEPLPPPLEFANSFDIPEDISVMPPTTLVDLLMQRKNGGLPPGSYHPNVASNSLESKKPGALSNCLPTSYMQHPESFDNVTDSGIEEVDSRSGSDHHLETTSTISTVSSISTLSSEGVENLDTCTVYADGQAFLVDKPPVPPKPKVKPVINKSNALYKDAVLEENMDTFVIPPPAPPPPPLGMTPSISKAGQLRTSKLWGDAPEVKSLVMPSPKANVISELNSILQQMNREKATKPGEGLDSPTGMKSAGLSTRGTDVLSTVSGNRNTTVTFTVRPGANQPITLQNRTPDFDGRIAGMRRAPSPVVSPAEITRDIKPGPLSAPPASISDVFVLPTPPPTGDLFAMNLGRSRSPSPSILQQPISNKPFSAKPVHMWTKQDVADWLESLHLGEHKEMFMDNEIDGTHLPSLQKEDLIDLGVTRVGHRMNIERALKQLLDR